A window of Daphnia pulicaria isolate SC F1-1A chromosome 4, SC_F0-13Bv2, whole genome shotgun sequence genomic DNA:
AAGCCGATTTGGCAACGGCTACAGAGACGAGGGCGGCGAAGATGAAGAACTATAGGAAATCAAATTAGTTTTAGCTAATTATCGTCAACatgtttcaaacattttcaccaataaaacttttttaccttcatgtttaaaagttttgaaacGGATTGAGACAGTTTGGTAACTGATGCATTTTACATTCAATGTTTCTGACTTTTATaccctgaattatttcactgTTGCTGAaacatatttttaatcatGGAATGTTCTGTCACCTAAGAGTCCGTTGAGAAAGGGaaagtgttttatttttaatttcagcaaAGGCGTTTTACCGCTAACGTTCACTCCAGTTTTACTAAGTGACCTTCTCAATCATGATTTCATTTAGGGTAATAGGTCAACTCCTATAAAAGATGGGAATTCCCCCAACATGAATCAGATAATACGTATAATTATAACGGATATACAAACTGCTTTGACTTGCGGCATCTCAttagattaaataaaaaaactggaaagagaacaaaatttaaaattagccTTCCTTGCACTCGTACTCTGTCACAAAAACACACGTTCACATACTCATAGGAATAACGACACCTCTTTCTTGGCAGAAATCTTTTGCATAAATAATTACCTGTATGTCTATGTATATTATCGGTTCATTACTGAGTCGAAGGATTCGTTTAATTGTGATCGGcaggtatttcttttttcttcacttaATGTGGATCAATCGGTTTACACTTTCATATAGAGCTacgaatttttattcaaaaagctAATAGCTATTTCAGAAATcccagtttcttcttttttatattaagCCCGGTATTTGAATTAATAAAAGTGAATACAGTTTTTCTTATCATGGGAATACGATAGTACAGTAACAATATTTGAATCCTGACTAGATGCTTTCAATGCCTCAGCGACTTCAAAATAATATTCATCTATAATAAAATGTTTAGTGTTcctatgaaaacaaaaagattttaaatgtgCATCACAGTTTGGTCTCTGCAGTTATTTTGTAAGAGAATCTTTAAACCAGAATCCCATTCCAAAATTTAGAAACATTTGACTTGCGGTTGCTGATTTTTAACTAGCACTCTTTGTTCGATACTTATTGTtgtcatttgtttattttctgacACAAGACAAAATTCAGTTATTGTTTGTCGGTAAAACGAACGAAAATCTGATAAAAATCGTTGTATTTcgaattcatattttttttttcgattactTGCACATAATGCATAGTAATTACAccaataaatataattttctttcaaataaatttcactGTTAGTACTCGGAAACCTTCTGGGCAGGAGCAGAATAGACTGGTGCAGCCATGGTAGGAGCATTGTAGACAGGGGAAGAATATACGTTGGCACGGGGGGCAGAGTAAGAGGGTGTGGCATATGAGGCAGGTTTGTATTCTGGGTACTTGGCTTCACCTTCGTACTTGACATTAGCAACGTATCCATAGCTGTCAGCTCTGTAGGTGACAATCTGGGTGCGGCCATCGGGTAGAACAACATGGTACGTTCCGGTGGTTACTTTACCGTCACTGCTCTCGGAATGAGAATAGTCGAGGTTATCATTATAGTATCCAGCCTCCTTAACAGCCCAGTCAAAGTTGTAGGGTTGAGCGACCTATGAAATAAGGGGGCCGACattgatttcatattttttaacaaagtaaattgatttaataaaaaatgaaactgaACTTACATAGTGGGTTTCGTAAGAGGGTGATGAATACATTGGTGCCGAGTAAGCTGGGGCCGAATACGCCTGGGTAGCAGGTGCAGCATAAGACGGAGCTGTGTAAGCCGATTTGGCAACGGCTACAGAGACGAGGGCGGCGAAGATGAAGAACTATAGGAAATCAAATTAGTTTTAGCTAATTATCGTCAACatgtttcaaacattttcaccaataaaacttttttaccttcatgtttaaaagttttgaaacGGATTGAGACAGTTTGGTAACTGATGCATTTTACATTCAATGTTTCTGACTTTTATaccctgaattatttcactgTTGCTGAaacatatttttaatcatGGAATGTTCTGTCACCTAAGAGTCCGTTGAGAAAGGGaaagtgttttatttttaatttcagcaaAGGCGTTTTACCGCTAACGTTCACTCCAGTTTTACTAAGTGACCTTCTCAATCATGATTTCATTTAGGGTAATAGGTCAACTCCTATAAAAGATGGGAATTCCCCCAACATGAATCAGATAATACGTATAATTATAACGGATATACAAACTGCTTTGACTTGCGGCATCTCAttagattaaataaaaaaactggaaagagaacaaaatttaaaattagccTTCCTTGCACTCGTACTCTGTCACAAAAACACACGTTCACATACTCATAGGAATAACGACACCTCTTTCTTGGCAGAAATCTTTTGCATAAATAATTACCTGTATGTCTATGTATATTATCGGTTCATTACTGAGTCGAAGGATTCGTTTAATTGTGATCGGcaggtatttcttttttcttcacttaATGTGGATCAATCGGTTTACACTTTCATATAGAGCTacgaatttttattcaaaaagctAATAGCTATTTCAGAAATcccagtttcttcttttttatattaagCCCGGTATTTGAATTAATAAAAGTGAATACAGTTTTTCTTATCATGGGAATACGATAGTACAGTAACAATATTTGAATCCTGACTAGATGCTTTCAATGCCTCAGCGACTTCAAAATAATATTCATCTATAATAAAATGTTTAGTGTTcctatgaaaacaaaaagattttaaatgtgCATCACAGTTTGGTCTCTGCAGTTATTTTGTAAGAGAATCTTTAAACCAGAATCCCATTCCAAAATTTAGAAACATTTGACTTGCGGTTGCTGATTTTTAACTAGCACTCTTTGTTCGATACTTATTGTtgtcatttgtttattttctgacACAAGACAAAATTCAGTTATTGTTTGTCGGTAAAACGAACGAAAATCTGATAAAAATCGTTGTATTTcgaattcatatttttttttttttcgattactTGCACATAATGCATAGTAATTACAccaataaatataattttctttcaaataaatttcactGTTAGTACTCGGAAACCTTCTGGGCAGGAGCAGAATAGACTGGTGCAGCCATGGTAGGAGCATTGTAGACAGGGGAAGAATATACGTTGGCACGGGGGGCAGAGTAAGAGGGTGTGGCATATGAGGCAGGTTTGTATTCTGGGTACTTGGCTTCACCTTCGTACTTGACATTAGCAACGTATCCATAGCTGTCAGCTCTGTAGGTGACAATCTGGGTGCGGCCATCGGGTAGAACAACATGGTACGTTCCGGTGGTTACTTTACCGTCACTGCTCTCGGAATGAGAATAGTCGAGGTTATCATTATAGTATCCAGCCTCCTTAACAGCCCAGTCAAAGTTGTAGGGTTGAGCGACCTATGAAATAAGGGGGCCGACattgatttcatattttttaacaaagtaaattgatttaataaaaaatgaaactgaACTTACATAGTGGGTTTCGTAAGAGGGTGATGAATACATTGGTGCCGAGTAAGCTGGGGCCGAATACGCCTGGGTAGCAAGTGCAGCATAAGACGGAGCTGTGTAAGCCGATTTGGCAACGGCTACAGAGACGAGGGCGTTGAAGATGAAGAACTATATGAGATCAAATTAGTTTTAAAACATGATTCAACCATTTTCACCAATATAACTCGTTACCTTCATTTGTAAAAGCTGGCAAACGGATTAAGACAATTTTGTAACTGATGGATTTTACAATGGATGTATGTGACTTTTATACTTTTAATTATCTCACTGTTGCTATGACATATTTTCACATGGAATGGTTGGTCACTTATGAGTCAGTTGAGAAAGGGAAAGTTTTTTTAGCATATTTGTTTACCGCTTTCTTTTACTCCAGTTGTTTTTAGTTACCATCAGTCAATTCCCGTAAAAGACGGGACGAGTTTCTCTAACACGATGAGCTTACAACATTAGTTCTTCCATGTAAACCTTGCAGCAAATAATTAACTTAGCAATGTtaacttttgttttatgttCTTCCTCAGTCCATAAAACTTCATTggcgaaaataaaatatgtataATTGCTTTGGAAATTATATACTTATTGTtttgtaatttcttttttttttgggggggggggggttcttgCATGCTTATAGTTTATGGTTATTTAACAGGATGTATTTTTGTTAAAGACTACTGCGGATTTAGTCACGGCTCGaatattaatattttgttgagctgtctgattttttgaactgttAATTCATTTAACAAGTGATTCATTTATCCGACACTCAAAGAAATCGTTTCGGGGGGTTTTGATTATTCGGAACTCGTCACTGGGGGTTCTAAAAATTAACATATAGATGGTATTCCAATCAAAAAGTAGTAGTCGAGAAAAAAGTcatgcgcagtttacgccgatacGCACCATTGTGGCCGATAGGAGAACTAAAATTTGTATTACGCTTGACACTAAACGTAGGTACAATCCTTTGTTAGACAAGCGCAAGTTCCACCCCGCGCGCCGTTTTCTCTGTTAAACAGAGAAAACGCGGCCTTATGAGGGGGTGACAACCCGACTACATTCAATATGacacaaaaaatctgaaaatgaagaatgttctcttcatttcagagttttccGCATCTTCCTAGCTCTACCCGTTCTGTAGTTATCCCCCCTTAAAGTACCCTAATTTGATAAAAAGCTCTACGGAGCGTTCCCAAATTTAGGGCTTGAGTTAAAAGCTACCCTTCCCTTATTAGGAAAAATCCAAAAGAAATCAGCTTCATGATAACCACAAtggctacggccaaaaaaaaattcatcgtaatccgacgaaaattggatttttgggaacgccgagaaaaacgcctttttccataaggttctctcgcgcgttcccaaactttaggtaggtactgtatctCGGCTTTTAAGCCAAgtattgaaaaaatataaaaaatgtttgaagaggtgggctatcccatcatttaaaaaaattttattatatataggtGCAGCAGTTTAGGAGAAAACTGCTgcataaaaccaaaaaagtcaaaatttcggataccccccccccttgatttttttttggtaataCCTCCCAAACTACAAACGCTAGGCGATTGCGGTTTTTTCCAATCTACttagcgaaaaaaaaatttgcacaGGAACCatctgtttgtttatttttataaccCCCAGCGACGATTTCCGCGTAatgaaaaaccccaaaaaacggtctctttgagtggcggatcgcttgttaaaaattgtaaatgataatgaaagtaaacaaaattttgaacaCATTTTTATAATGTACATTAGGTTTTCagttcatttatttaaagaatcAATGAATAATTGTTATAATCAGAGTATCAGTATCAGACCCGTTTTTCCCATATAAACCATTACCCATATGGACAGATCTTGTGATTGGTCTGCTAGTCACGTGTTATAGTCTGACCAAAAAAAAGGTCAGCCTACAGCAAAAATGGATTCGCAagcggaataaaaaaaacttgcagCAGCAGTTCTCCAAACCCCAAACCACCACTAGggtgcgcactagtcgacGAGTCGCACGACTTTTTGCTCTGCGGTTACCTTTAGATTTAAAAATGGTCTGTACTCTGTAGCTACAAATGTTTAGTGGTATTTTCTGAAAGACTATTGTTCGACTTCGTACTGTTTTCAGGTACTTACTTAGAAAGCAAGTTTAAATAatgttcatttaaaaaaaaaatattacaattttttgggAACCCCCGAAAAAAACCTATTAGTTTACTATAGTCATGGGTATGGAGAGATGGTTGCCAATGAccatgttaaatttcccaAAAGGGGTCGTTCGCTCATTTTACTAAAAGGTCTCTTTGTATGTCCATATGTCGCAACAGCCTAGATGGCGTTGATTCAAAGAGACCTCCCTATGCCTCCACACAAAAGTCGCTAGTAAATAAGTAGCTTCCCGTCGAATccccttatgggaaatttaacatggTCATTGGCAACCATCTCTCCACACCCCTGCTTCACTTGATCAGATCTGAGaatattatttctttacaaTCCTCATTATGAAGAACTAATTAAACCTTTGATTGAacaatataaatattatttgttttagacTTTGTTTCAATCTTTTATCGTCTCTGGTTCAAAATTCCTTTATTCGCTTTATGCATACAGTGGTTTTTAGAGTTATCTGTGttaaaaaagacttttttcttcctcttttcaaaagagaaagaacgaCATGTACAAAGAGAAGAAATTTCGCGGAATGGATTCAAATaaccaacaaaaattaaatggcCGCTCTTGTTTTCAGTCGATTTATGTAACGTTTCAGTTCATCATCAGAAACGAGATGTTCAGCTCTAATAGCCACCCGATTGTTGCATCCCATCCAATAACATCGGGTTTTCGAGTTTGTTGCTATCAGTCCCATGATGATTTCCCTTTCATATGTGTGTTTACAGTTCAGGTTTTTAACAGGATCAGAAAATTCTTTCTTTGAATAAGGATCAATTGTCTGAATGGTTTCTCCAGTGACTGCCAGGTCGTCTTCATTATTCATTGCTTGGTCTTCTGCATtgttaatttcatcttcaCCAAAATTCTTCATAGTGATGTACAAAGgatctttttccaaaaacCCTTCATGATGTTTctccatttcatttctcaaAGTATTTTTCAACAACTAAACAGTAGAACAGATAAAAGATTAAAACTTGTTTAAGTGTGCTTCCTTAGATTAACAAGTTTAATAAGTAAAGTCTTACTTCATTGATTTCATCGAAAGCAACTGAGCTTTCTCTACCCTCTGCAATGTCTTTCTTCACTTTTTCAGTGCATAACTGAATTACTTTCTGCTTGCTTGTTTTAAGGTCTTTGTATTTTGTGTCGAGCAAGACATAGTCTTTCATTACACTTCGGAGGTCATCCAGTAATTCAGGAATTTCTATATGTAAGAATCAACTAATGaagaaaagtttaaaattgaTGTGCACCAACTCAATGTATACCTTcatttgaacaaaaatttgGCAGCATGTCGTAAACTTGAATGACCTTTTCTTTTGCCTGTTTAATGTTTTCAGCTATGTTTGAATTAGGACCTGGAAGTCTATGATCcattttggtaaaattttctctttgaagGGTTGTTATCAAACACTTTATGACAATCAGGTGaagattttacttttttcaattattcttCTAGTAACTGACTTCAGCTTTAGTGAGCAAAaggattgaaatttaaaaactcaatttttttttacctcctCCCACTTTTTTTACCTCTGTATTTCTCC
This region includes:
- the LOC124335843 gene encoding E3 SUMO-protein ligase NSE2-like, which translates into the protein MDHRLPGPNSNIAENIKQAKEKVIQVYDMLPNFCSNEEIPELLDDLRSVMKDYVLLDTKYKDLKTSKQKVIQLCTEKVKKDIAEGRESSVAFDEINELLKNTLRNEMEKHHEGFLEKDPLYITMKNFGEDEINNAEDQAMNNEDDLAVTGETIQTIDPYSKKEFSDPVKNLNCKHTYEREIIMGLIATNSKTRCYWMGCNNRVAIRAEHLVSDDELKRYINRLKTRAAI
- the LOC124335820 gene encoding cuticle protein 18.6-like; this encodes MKFFIFNALVSVAVAKSAYTAPSYAALATQAYSAPAYSAPMYSSPSYETHYVAQPYNFDWAVKEAGYYNDNLDYSHSESSDGKVTTGTYHVVLPDGRTQIVTYRADSYGYVANVKYEGEAKYPEYKPASYATPSYSAPRANVYSSPVYNAPTMAAPVYSAPAQKVSEY
- the LOC124335788 gene encoding cuticle protein 18.6-like, coding for MKFFIFAALVSVAVAKSAYTAPSYAAPATQAYSAPAYSAPMYSSPSYETHYVAQPYNFDWAVKEAGYYNDNLDYSHSESSDGKVTTGTYHVVLPDGRTQIVTYRADSYGYVANVKYEGEAKYPEYKPASYATPSYSAPRANVYSSPVYNAPTMAAPVYSAPAQKVSEY